In Mercurialis annua linkage group LG6, ddMerAnnu1.2, whole genome shotgun sequence, the following are encoded in one genomic region:
- the LOC126653882 gene encoding SNF1-related protein kinase regulatory subunit beta-1 — translation MGNVNGRDECGDEEDGSNIGAVNDLTAPSDLMADAIAINNNNNHHHRTNNTNNSNNTPPHSPSRSASPLLFAPQVPIAPLQRADGPPFLNQMWRNDSIGVADQPLEQGIPMVISWNYGGNEVFVEGSWDNWTTRKQLQRSGKDCSILLVLPSGIYHYKFIVDGEWRYIPDLPCVADESGNICNLLDVNDYVPEILDSVSGFEAPPSPDSTYSQTVPTEEDFAKEPLGVPQQLHLTVLGVDPNEASSSKPQHVVLNHLFIEKGWASQSLVALGLTHRFQSKYVTVVLYKPLKR, via the exons ATGGGAAATGTTAATGGGAGAGATGAGTGTGGAGATGAAGAAGATGGATCTAATATTGGTGCTGTTAACGATTTAACAGCTCCGTCAGATTTAATGGCGGATGCTATagctattaataataataataatcatcaTCATCGGACTAATAACacaaataatagtaataatacgCCTCCTCATAGCCCTTCTCGGTCTGCTTCTCCTTTGTTGTTTGCTCCTCAG GTTCCAATAGCTCCCTTGCAGAGGGCGGACGGACCACCTTTCTTGAATCAAATGTGGCGCAATGATTCTATTGGAGTTGCTGATCAGCCTCTCGAACAAGGAATCCCTATGGTTATCTCTTGGAATTATGGGGGTAATGAAGTATTTGTGGAAGGATCTTGGGACAACTGGACTACTAG GAAGCAATTGCAAAGATCTGGTAAAGATTGTTCTATTCTTCTGGTCCTTCCATCAGGCATCTATCATTACAAGTTCATTGTAGATGGGGAATGGAGATATATCCCAGACCTCCCTTGTGTTGCTGATGAATCGGGCAATATTTGTAATCTTCTCGATGTTAAT GATTACGTGCCGGAAATCTTAGACAGTGTATCCGGGTTCGAGGCTCCACCATCTCCAGACTCGACATACAGTCAGACAGTTCCAACGGAAGAGGACTTTGCAAAGGAGCCATTAGGGGTTCCACAACAGCTCCATCTTACTGTCCTCGGTGTTGATCCAAACGAAGCTTCATCTTCAAAGCCTCAACATGTTGTGCTTAACCACCTTTTCATAGAGAAAGGGTGGGCATCGCAATCTCTAGTCGCGCTCGGGTTGACTCATAGGTTTCAATCAAAATATGTGACTGTTGTCCTTTATAAGCCACTGAAAAGGTAG